In Ilumatobacter fluminis, the following proteins share a genomic window:
- a CDS encoding MarR family winged helix-turn-helix transcriptional regulator, which translates to MSATNAANGASGPTHELDAPPWRRVESTLMATANAIHAAYDQRLADLGLTLSTASLLAYLAEFGPVTQTRCAEHLGQGRAVTGTQVDKLESAGFVERTPDPNDRRVWLVVITGAGRELAARVAEIDERLRGEFRAGISRSDRQTLAALLVRLQENIHRSQLTQQPEPDNQ; encoded by the coding sequence ATGAGTGCGACAAACGCGGCGAACGGAGCGAGTGGGCCGACCCACGAACTCGACGCACCGCCGTGGCGTCGCGTCGAATCGACGCTCATGGCGACCGCGAACGCGATCCACGCCGCGTACGACCAGCGACTCGCCGACCTCGGCCTCACCCTGAGCACGGCCAGCCTGCTGGCCTACCTCGCCGAGTTCGGCCCCGTCACCCAGACCCGCTGCGCCGAACACCTCGGCCAAGGTCGTGCCGTCACCGGCACCCAGGTCGACAAGCTCGAGTCGGCCGGCTTCGTCGAGCGCACGCCAGACCCGAACGATCGGCGCGTCTGGCTCGTCGTGATCACCGGTGCCGGCCGCGAACTCGCAGCCCGTGTCGCCGAGATCGACGAGCGCCTCCGTGGCGAGTTCCGTGCCGGGATCTCCCGGAGCGATCGCCAGACCCTGGCCGCACTGCTCGTGCGGCTCCAGGAGAACATCCACCGTTCTCAACTCACCCAGCAACCAGAACCCGACAACCAGTAG
- a CDS encoding histidine phosphatase family protein: MSSPRQFRQHRFAAPSGACEILLVRHGESAAFEPDGEPFPIVDGHADPPLRDPDGLEQAEQVAERLVSTGERIDAVYVTTLQRTAQTAAPFLARTGMTASVEPDLREVFLGDWEGGLLRQKIADGDPIAMRMYEEQRWDVIPNAEPSADFESRVRAGITRIAAAHPDQLVAAFVHGGVIGQVMNIAAGTSGFRFNGADNASIHHVVIDHDRWIIRCFNDTSHLSPTFSAASEPLT, from the coding sequence GTGAGTTCCCCCCGGCAGTTCCGCCAGCATCGATTCGCCGCACCGTCGGGTGCGTGCGAGATCCTCCTCGTCCGCCACGGTGAGTCGGCGGCGTTCGAACCCGACGGTGAGCCGTTCCCGATCGTCGACGGTCACGCCGACCCGCCGCTGCGCGACCCCGATGGTCTCGAACAAGCCGAGCAGGTCGCCGAACGGTTGGTATCGACCGGAGAACGCATCGACGCCGTCTATGTGACGACGCTCCAGCGAACCGCGCAGACCGCCGCGCCGTTCCTCGCCCGCACCGGCATGACCGCGTCGGTCGAACCCGACCTGCGCGAGGTCTTCCTGGGCGACTGGGAAGGCGGACTGTTGCGACAGAAGATCGCCGACGGCGACCCGATCGCGATGCGGATGTACGAGGAACAGCGCTGGGACGTCATCCCGAATGCGGAACCGTCGGCCGACTTCGAGTCACGGGTGCGGGCCGGTATCACCCGGATCGCCGCCGCCCATCCGGACCAGCTCGTGGCGGCGTTCGTGCACGGGGGCGTGATCGGCCAGGTGATGAACATCGCCGCCGGCACCTCCGGTTTCCGCTTCAACGGTGCCGACAATGCCTCGATCCATCACGTCGTGATCGACCACGACCGCTGGATCATCCGCTGCTTCAACGACACCAGCCACCTCAGCCCCACCTTCAGCGCCGCCAGCGAACCCCTCACCTGA
- a CDS encoding NAD(P)-dependent alcohol dehydrogenase has protein sequence MNATTATTATSAASIAAAASTRTDGTSREQMRAIVQDRYGDADVLELRTVEVPTPADDEVLVRVAAAGVDRGVWHLMTGLPYAVRLAGYGIRRPKYPTLGLDLAGAVVAVGTDVTDFAVGDEVYGIGIGTFAEYATAKATKLAHRPDHVTPEQAATLAVSGATAEQALFDIGRAEAGQRVLILGASGGVGSFAVQLAHAHGLHVTGVASAAKAEYVVGLGADVVLDYRSDDFTDEDPFDLIVDIGGRNRVSTLRSALTETGTLVIVGGEDGGRVTGGVGRQVRAVMRSPFVSQRLTMFIADESAAKRARLHELVEQGRIVAPIDRTFPLERVASAIDDLAAGRLRGKAVITIGAAS, from the coding sequence ATGAACGCAACCACAGCAACCACAGCCACCAGCGCCGCATCGATCGCCGCCGCCGCGAGCACCCGCACCGACGGCACGAGCCGCGAGCAGATGCGGGCGATCGTCCAGGACCGGTACGGCGACGCCGACGTCCTCGAGCTGCGCACCGTCGAGGTGCCCACACCCGCCGACGACGAGGTGCTCGTCCGAGTCGCCGCCGCCGGCGTCGACCGCGGCGTCTGGCACCTCATGACCGGGCTGCCCTACGCCGTGCGCCTCGCCGGCTACGGCATCCGCCGCCCGAAGTACCCGACACTCGGACTCGATCTCGCCGGCGCGGTCGTCGCCGTCGGCACCGACGTCACCGACTTCGCCGTCGGCGACGAGGTCTACGGCATCGGCATCGGCACCTTCGCCGAGTACGCCACCGCCAAGGCGACGAAGCTCGCTCATCGCCCCGACCACGTCACCCCCGAGCAGGCCGCCACGCTCGCCGTGTCCGGCGCCACGGCCGAGCAGGCACTGTTCGACATCGGCCGCGCCGAGGCCGGCCAGCGAGTGCTGATCCTCGGGGCGTCGGGTGGCGTCGGCAGCTTCGCCGTTCAGCTCGCCCACGCCCACGGCCTCCACGTCACCGGGGTCGCCAGTGCAGCCAAGGCCGAGTACGTCGTCGGCCTCGGCGCCGACGTGGTGCTCGACTACCGCAGCGACGACTTCACCGACGAGGACCCCTTCGACCTCATCGTCGACATCGGCGGCCGCAATCGCGTCTCCACGCTCCGCTCCGCACTGACCGAGACCGGCACGCTGGTCATCGTCGGCGGCGAGGACGGCGGCAGGGTCACCGGCGGCGTCGGGCGTCAGGTGCGAGCCGTGATGCGCTCGCCGTTCGTCAGCCAGCGACTGACGATGTTCATCGCCGACGAGTCGGCGGCGAAGCGGGCGCGGTTGCACGAACTGGTCGAGCAGGGCCGGATCGTCGCACCGATCGACCGCACCTTCCCCCTCGAGCGGGTCGCGTCGGCCATCGACGACCTCGCCGCCGGCCGCCTCCGCGGCAAGGCCGTCATCACGATCGGCGCTGCGTCGTGA
- a CDS encoding amidase, with amino-acid sequence MGTLADDTRWMDATAQAELIADDEVTPLELAEAAIERIESLDGPINAVIMRWFDHARELATSDLPDGPFRGVPFLLKDLWAHYAGQPLTNGNVALRDAMPVSERDTWLVERFRNAGLVTLGRTNSPELGSLPVTEPVAYGPTRNPWGTDHTPGGSSGGAAAAVAAGMVPIAHASDGGGSIRIPASCCGLVGLKPSQGRITIGPFRAESGLSVELAVSRSVRDTARMLDAVHGPGVGDTVIALPPERPYVDEVGADPGRLRIGLLDHHPHGGFLHDDCAAAVRSTAARLEALGHHVEPAYPSALADPSFTPKFMAMWGANMAVGLANYAAALGRELTEDEVEPVNWAQAQWAAHVSSTDYAQALGAIATYRRAIHQWWADGWDILLTPTLAEPPVAIGEHDPTDDDPLAGMRRAGRFVGFTPPFNTSGQPAINVPLDWNADGLPIGTQLVGGYGREDVLIRLASQLESAHPWADRTPS; translated from the coding sequence ATGGGAACCCTCGCCGACGACACACGCTGGATGGACGCCACCGCACAGGCCGAGCTGATCGCCGACGACGAGGTGACGCCGCTCGAGTTGGCCGAGGCGGCGATCGAGCGGATCGAGTCGCTCGATGGCCCGATCAACGCCGTGATCATGCGGTGGTTCGACCACGCTCGCGAGCTCGCGACGTCCGATCTTCCCGACGGACCGTTCCGCGGCGTGCCGTTCCTGCTGAAGGACCTGTGGGCGCACTACGCCGGTCAGCCGCTCACCAACGGCAACGTCGCGTTGCGCGACGCGATGCCCGTCAGCGAGCGCGACACGTGGCTCGTCGAACGGTTCCGAAACGCCGGCCTCGTGACGCTCGGGCGTACCAACAGCCCCGAGCTGGGGAGCCTTCCGGTCACCGAGCCGGTCGCCTACGGCCCGACCCGCAACCCGTGGGGTACCGATCACACACCAGGCGGATCGAGCGGTGGCGCAGCAGCGGCGGTCGCTGCCGGCATGGTGCCGATCGCCCACGCATCCGATGGTGGTGGCTCGATCCGGATCCCGGCGTCGTGCTGCGGTCTCGTCGGACTCAAGCCGTCGCAGGGCCGCATCACCATCGGTCCGTTCCGTGCCGAGTCGGGGCTGTCGGTCGAACTGGCCGTGAGTCGTTCCGTGCGCGACACCGCCCGCATGCTCGATGCCGTGCACGGACCGGGCGTCGGCGACACCGTGATCGCGCTGCCTCCCGAACGGCCGTACGTCGACGAGGTCGGTGCCGATCCCGGTCGCCTGCGGATCGGGCTGCTCGATCATCACCCGCACGGCGGCTTCCTCCACGACGACTGTGCAGCCGCTGTCCGTTCGACCGCCGCCCGGCTCGAGGCGCTCGGCCATCATGTCGAACCGGCGTACCCCTCGGCGCTCGCCGATCCGTCGTTCACCCCGAAGTTCATGGCGATGTGGGGCGCGAACATGGCCGTCGGACTCGCCAACTACGCCGCTGCGCTCGGTCGCGAGCTGACCGAGGACGAAGTCGAACCCGTCAACTGGGCGCAAGCGCAGTGGGCCGCCCACGTGAGCTCCACCGACTACGCCCAGGCGCTGGGAGCAATCGCGACGTATCGGCGAGCGATCCACCAGTGGTGGGCAGACGGGTGGGACATCTTGCTCACGCCGACGCTCGCCGAGCCGCCGGTGGCAATCGGCGAGCACGACCCGACCGACGACGATCCGCTCGCCGGCATGCGGCGCGCCGGTCGGTTCGTCGGATTCACGCCCCCGTTCAACACGAGTGGTCAACCGGCGATCAACGTGCCGCTCGACTGGAACGCCGACGGTCTGCCGATCGGCACGCAACTGGTGGGCGGCTACGGCCGCGAGGACGTGTTGATCCGGCTGGCGAGCCAGCTCGAATCGGCGCATCCGTGGGCCGACCGGACGCCGTCGTGA
- a CDS encoding nitroreductase family protein, with translation MSEVPATLPDLLTGLATTRAIRRLALDPIPDDDLSTILWHATRAPSGTNRQPVRYVVLRDDERGRAAKDVLGRGFRDGWKAKSESAGYGQGSALDPNSRKGRQRAAMEYFVEHFEQFPAVVLVCLVRYRDPNPFEGASVYPACQNLLLAARALGYGGVLTGWHGPVETELRELLGLPDGVAIHATIPLGRPLGHHGPVRRLPLNEVVFDGAWGESATWARDPDGTEFAGPPPTP, from the coding sequence GTGAGCGAGGTCCCGGCCACCCTGCCCGATCTGCTGACGGGTTTGGCGACGACCCGGGCGATCCGTCGGCTGGCCCTCGATCCGATCCCCGACGACGACCTGTCGACGATCCTGTGGCACGCCACCCGAGCGCCGTCGGGCACGAATCGGCAACCGGTTCGATACGTCGTCCTGCGCGACGACGAGCGTGGACGTGCGGCGAAGGACGTGCTCGGGCGCGGCTTCCGTGACGGCTGGAAGGCCAAGTCCGAGTCGGCCGGCTACGGCCAGGGTTCGGCACTCGACCCGAACTCTCGCAAGGGCCGCCAGCGGGCGGCGATGGAGTACTTCGTCGAGCACTTCGAGCAGTTCCCGGCGGTCGTGCTGGTGTGCCTCGTGCGCTATCGCGACCCCAACCCGTTCGAAGGAGCGTCGGTGTACCCGGCGTGCCAGAACCTGCTGCTCGCGGCGCGTGCGCTCGGCTACGGCGGGGTCCTCACCGGGTGGCACGGCCCGGTCGAAACCGAGTTGCGCGAGTTGCTCGGTCTCCCGGACGGTGTCGCGATCCACGCCACGATCCCGCTCGGCCGCCCACTCGGTCATCACGGTCCGGTGCGCCGCCTCCCCCTGAACGAGGTCGTCTTCGACGGCGCCTGGGGAGAGTCGGCCACCTGGGCCCGCGACCCCGACGGCACCGAGTTCGCCGGCCCACCCCCGACCCCCTGA
- a CDS encoding TetR/AcrR family transcriptional regulator C-terminal domain-containing protein: MSDDTPRDTSDDTRDEAARTGAKRPTLSREAVIAGAIEIADQIGVEPLTLRKLATHLGVKPMSIYYYVANKDEIIDGMVDAVFTEIEMPPPETPWREAMTVRAHSAREALRRHPWAAGMLDSRTNPGPANLGHHDAVIACLRANGFSFALTGHAFATLDAFIYGFALQESSLPGQGDPQMTDLADEFLEHFTEHFPALAEFTREYVLQPGYAFRNEFDVGLQLVLDGLEARYAAES, from the coding sequence ATGAGCGACGACACCCCCAGGGACACCAGCGACGACACCCGCGACGAAGCCGCCCGGACGGGTGCGAAGCGCCCCACGCTCAGCCGCGAGGCGGTGATCGCCGGCGCGATCGAGATCGCCGACCAGATCGGCGTCGAGCCGCTCACGTTGCGCAAGCTGGCGACCCACCTCGGCGTCAAGCCGATGTCGATCTACTACTACGTGGCGAACAAGGACGAGATCATCGACGGGATGGTCGACGCCGTGTTCACCGAGATCGAGATGCCGCCACCGGAGACGCCGTGGCGGGAAGCGATGACGGTGCGAGCCCACTCGGCGCGCGAAGCCCTCCGTCGTCATCCCTGGGCGGCGGGCATGCTCGACTCCCGTACCAATCCGGGTCCGGCGAACCTCGGCCACCACGACGCCGTCATCGCATGCCTCAGGGCGAACGGGTTCTCGTTCGCCCTGACCGGGCACGCGTTCGCGACCCTCGATGCCTTCATCTACGGCTTCGCGCTGCAGGAGTCGTCGTTGCCCGGTCAGGGCGATCCGCAGATGACCGATCTGGCCGACGAGTTCCTCGAGCACTTCACCGAGCACTTCCCGGCGCTCGCCGAGTTCACCCGTGAGTACGTGCTCCAACCCGGCTATGCGTTCCGGAACGAGTTCGACGTCGGACTCCAACTCGTGCTCGACGGCCTCGAGGCGCGCTACGCCGCCGAGTCCTGA
- a CDS encoding acyl-CoA dehydrogenase family protein has product MTDTATPTALTPDEADAFRERCRAFLTEHAQPGARRNLAAAREFQAALADAGLAGLAFDAEYGGAGLTLEHERIYRQVSQEFPQMTGELVISHGMCLPVLNEFGTDEQKRTYMPDNIAARTVWCQMFSEPGAGSDVASLQTKAERDGDEWIINGQKVWTTLAHESDYGVLIARTDPEQPKHAGISMFIVPLKDTPGVEIRPIHQIDGGKHFNEVFFTDLRVPADNLLGEYNNGWRQATAMLMYERVAIGSMGAGSISQPNFDVLVAAAKRAGRIDDPVVRDQIMQIYAMETTKSLVAMRTRAEMKAGKAPGPGGSLGKLFGSVIQWRFREIAMEIAGTGSQAWDPADDKAGELQSAVVGSFSASIAGGTDEIQRNIIGDRVLGLPRDISVDSGVPFNELKVGTTRS; this is encoded by the coding sequence ATGACCGACACCGCAACGCCCACCGCCCTGACCCCCGACGAAGCCGACGCCTTCCGCGAGCGCTGCCGGGCGTTCCTCACCGAGCACGCACAGCCCGGCGCACGGCGCAACCTCGCCGCCGCCCGTGAGTTCCAGGCTGCGCTCGCCGACGCCGGTCTCGCCGGCCTGGCCTTCGACGCCGAGTACGGCGGCGCCGGCCTGACCCTCGAACACGAGCGCATCTATCGCCAGGTGTCCCAGGAGTTCCCGCAGATGACCGGCGAGCTGGTCATCAGCCACGGCATGTGCCTCCCCGTGCTCAACGAGTTCGGCACCGACGAGCAGAAGCGCACGTACATGCCCGACAACATCGCCGCCCGCACCGTGTGGTGCCAGATGTTCTCCGAGCCGGGTGCCGGCTCCGACGTCGCCAGCCTCCAGACCAAGGCCGAACGAGACGGCGACGAGTGGATCATCAACGGCCAGAAGGTCTGGACCACGCTCGCCCACGAATCCGACTACGGGGTGCTGATCGCCCGTACCGACCCCGAGCAGCCCAAGCACGCCGGCATCTCGATGTTCATCGTGCCGCTCAAGGACACACCGGGCGTCGAGATCCGCCCGATCCACCAGATCGACGGCGGCAAGCACTTCAACGAGGTGTTCTTCACCGACCTGCGCGTGCCGGCCGACAACCTGCTCGGCGAGTACAACAACGGTTGGCGTCAGGCGACGGCGATGCTCATGTACGAGCGGGTCGCGATCGGCTCGATGGGTGCCGGCTCGATCAGCCAGCCGAACTTCGACGTACTCGTCGCCGCCGCCAAGCGCGCCGGCCGCATCGACGATCCGGTCGTACGCGACCAGATCATGCAGATCTACGCGATGGAGACCACCAAGTCACTCGTCGCCATGCGCACCCGCGCCGAGATGAAGGCCGGAAAGGCTCCAGGCCCCGGCGGCTCGCTCGGCAAGCTGTTCGGGTCGGTGATCCAGTGGCGCTTCCGCGAGATCGCGATGGAGATCGCCGGCACCGGTTCACAGGCCTGGGACCCCGCCGACGACAAGGCCGGCGAACTGCAGTCGGCCGTCGTCGGCTCGTTCTCCGCCTCGATCGCCGGCGGCACCGACGAGATCCAGCGCAACATCATCGGCGACCGCGTGCTCGGTCTCCCCCGCGACATCAGCGTCGACTCGGGCGTCCCCTTCAACGAGTTGAAGGTCGGCACCACCCGCTCCTGA
- a CDS encoding DUF4386 domain-containing protein: protein MSTRPRTDTITAITPTPELSRRSAAWYAGLAYAALFVLAIFANFAVRERVVDLDDAAGTMANVAADESLIRVAMLAFLVIFVLDVAVSWLLHLVFRPTGERRSLLAAWFRIGYTVFLGMGLVFMFVGLRFADADGFTNVLGDDERAAQTLLAFDAFNATWMVGLTLFGLHLLVLARIIWTSGIAPKWLGAIVGLAGSVYLIDSIGYTVLTDYDRYASVFTMIVMLPAIVGEAAFTFWLLRQGRTAAPAVLEQPVAAVA from the coding sequence ATGAGCACCCGACCCCGCACCGACACGATCACCGCCATCACGCCGACGCCTGAACTGAGCCGCCGCTCGGCTGCCTGGTACGCCGGATTGGCCTACGCCGCGCTGTTCGTGCTGGCGATCTTCGCCAACTTCGCCGTGCGCGAACGAGTCGTCGACCTCGACGATGCCGCCGGCACCATGGCGAACGTCGCCGCCGATGAGTCACTGATCCGCGTCGCGATGCTGGCGTTCCTCGTCATCTTCGTCCTCGACGTCGCCGTCTCGTGGCTCCTCCACCTGGTGTTCCGCCCGACCGGGGAGCGGCGATCGCTGCTCGCCGCGTGGTTCCGGATCGGCTACACCGTCTTCCTCGGGATGGGGCTCGTGTTCATGTTCGTCGGCCTGCGCTTCGCCGATGCCGACGGATTCACGAACGTGCTCGGCGACGACGAGCGGGCTGCGCAGACCCTGCTCGCCTTCGACGCCTTCAACGCGACGTGGATGGTGGGGCTGACCCTGTTCGGCCTCCACCTGCTCGTGCTCGCCCGGATCATCTGGACGTCGGGCATCGCTCCGAAATGGCTCGGTGCGATCGTGGGCCTGGCCGGCTCGGTGTACCTGATCGACTCGATCGGCTACACGGTGCTCACCGACTACGACCGCTACGCGAGCGTCTTCACCATGATCGTGATGCTGCCGGCCATCGTCGGCGAGGCGGCGTTCACCTTCTGG